From a single Peromyscus maniculatus bairdii isolate BWxNUB_F1_BW_parent chromosome 4, HU_Pman_BW_mat_3.1, whole genome shotgun sequence genomic region:
- the B3galt1 gene encoding beta-1,3-galactosyltransferase 1 yields MASKVSCLYVLTVVCWASALWYLSITRPTSSYTGSKPFSHLAVARKNFTFGNIRTRPINPHSFEFLINEPNKCEKNIPFLVILISTTHKEFDARQAIRETWGDENNFKGIKIATLFLLGKNADPVLNQMVEQESQIFHDIIVEDFIDSYHNLTLKTLMGMRWVATFCSKAKYVMKTDSDIFVNMDNLIYKLLKPSTKPRRRYFTGYVINGGPIRDVRSKWYMPRDLYPDSNYPPFCSGTGYIFSADVAELIYKTSLHTRLLHLEDVYVGLCLRKLGIHPFQNSGFNHWKMAYSLCRYRRVITVHQISPEEMHRIWNDMSSKKHLRC; encoded by the coding sequence ATGGCTTCAAAGGTCTCCTGTCTATATGTTTTGACCGTTGTGTGCTGGGCCAGCGCTCTCTGGTACTTGAGCATAACACGACCTACTTCTTCCTATACTGGCTCAAAGCCATTCAGTCACCTAGCAGTTGCCAGGAAAAACTTCACCTTTGGCAACATAAGAACTCGACCTATCAACCCACATTCTTTTGAATTTCTTATAAACGAGCCCAACAAATGTGAGAAAAACATCCCTTTCCTTGTGATCCTCATCAGCACCACACACAAGGAATTTGATGCACGCCAGGCAATCCGGGAGACATGGGGGGATGAGAACAACTTCAAAGGGATCAAGATAGCCACACTTTTCCTCCTGGGCAAAAATGCCGATCCTGTTCTGAACCAGATGGTGGAGCAAGAGAGCCAGATTTTCCATGACATCATAGTGGAGGACTTCATTGATTCCTATCACAACCTGACCCTCAAAACCTTAATGGGGATGAGATGGGTTGCCACTTTCTGTTCAAAAGCCAAGTATGTCATGAAAACAGACAGTGACATTTTTGTGAACATGGACAACCTTATTTATAAACTCCTGAAACCTTCTACCAAGCCAAGAAGAAGGTATTTTACTGGTTATGTCATCAATGGCGGACCGATCCGGGATGTCCGCAGTAAGTGGTATATGCCTAGGGATTTGTACCCTGACAGCAACTACCCACCATTCTGTTCAGGAACTGGCTATATCTTTTCTGCTGATGTGGCAGAACTCATTTACAAGACCTCACTCCATACCAGGCTGCTTCATCTTGAAGATGTATATGTGGGACTGTGTCTTCGAAAGCTCGGCATACATCCTTTCCAGAATAGTGGCTTCAATCACTGGAAGATGGCCTACAGTTTGTGTAGGTACCGTCGGGTCATCACGGTCCATCAGATCTCTCCAGAGGAAATGCACAGAATCTGGAATGATATGTCAAGCAAGAAGCATCTCAGATGTTAG